One Desulfomicrobium macestii DNA window includes the following coding sequences:
- a CDS encoding B12-binding domain-containing radical SAM protein, translating into MDYDVILVYPPIMKNFRATDPPFGVMYLGRILKDAGLRVRLLDLNVHRPPQEEVEDFFRKNTAKIVGFSGMTTVYYYIKWLCDVVRRHQPEARLIGGGSFATPCPDVVLKYLPLDVVMVGEGEVSIVELCNALISGGSLEGIPNVAWMKGDEFVQGPARRMENLDDVPFPGYDLVDMDYYVNATAKRPSLLSYCDQRGIPHSDVSNYFIMFSRRGCPFKCSFCYRNYGNKVTVHSVDYVVEHIKYVRKRFNVNNIAFYDETFNANRKWLFDFCRTARKELPDTYFWVGGARADLLDREVIEEMNNSNFYEISIGVESFDDRILEEMGKGVTSEQLFNALSLLKEYGMAPSYMGLLYGFPGDDAKSLRKTIEAAKRLGIPGYFQYPLPFPGTRLYKSLRAKGMLQDEEGFMLQLRDAMTQSLWVNLSRFPDEDLRAMVEKANEEVQNVGR; encoded by the coding sequence ATGGATTACGACGTTATTTTGGTCTACCCCCCGATCATGAAGAACTTCCGTGCCACGGACCCGCCCTTCGGCGTGATGTACCTTGGGCGGATACTTAAGGACGCCGGATTACGCGTGCGCCTGCTGGACCTGAACGTCCATCGTCCGCCACAGGAGGAGGTCGAGGACTTCTTCAGAAAGAACACGGCGAAGATCGTCGGCTTCAGCGGCATGACGACAGTCTATTACTACATCAAATGGCTATGCGACGTGGTCCGCAGACACCAGCCCGAAGCGCGCCTTATCGGCGGCGGCAGTTTTGCCACCCCTTGCCCGGACGTGGTGCTCAAGTACCTTCCCCTGGATGTGGTCATGGTCGGCGAGGGCGAGGTGAGCATCGTTGAGCTGTGCAACGCCCTGATCTCAGGGGGCTCCCTCGAGGGAATCCCCAACGTGGCCTGGATGAAAGGCGACGAGTTCGTGCAGGGCCCGGCCCGGCGCATGGAGAACCTGGATGACGTGCCGTTTCCGGGCTACGACCTCGTTGACATGGACTATTACGTCAATGCCACCGCCAAGCGCCCGTCGCTGCTGAGCTACTGCGACCAGCGGGGGATTCCCCACTCCGACGTGAGCAACTACTTCATCATGTTCTCCCGGCGGGGTTGCCCCTTCAAGTGCAGCTTCTGCTACCGCAACTACGGCAACAAGGTCACCGTGCACAGCGTCGATTACGTCGTCGAGCACATCAAGTACGTCCGCAAGCGGTTCAACGTGAACAACATCGCTTTCTACGACGAGACGTTCAACGCAAACCGGAAATGGCTGTTCGACTTCTGCCGCACGGCCAGGAAGGAGCTTCCGGACACCTATTTCTGGGTGGGCGGCGCGCGCGCCGACCTGCTCGACAGGGAAGTGATCGAGGAGATGAACAACTCCAACTTCTATGAGATCTCCATCGGCGTGGAGTCGTTCGACGACCGCATCCTGGAGGAGATGGGCAAGGGAGTGACCTCGGAGCAGCTGTTCAACGCCCTGTCGCTGCTGAAGGAATACGGGATGGCCCCCTCGTACATGGGCCTCCTCTACGGGTTCCCCGGCGACGACGCCAAATCGCTGCGAAAGACCATCGAGGCCGCGAAGCGGCTCGGCATCCCCGGGTATTTCCAGTATCCGCTCCCGTTCCCCGGAACGAGGCTCTACAAAAGCCTACGCGCCAAAGGAATGCTGCAGGACGAGGAGGGGTTCATGCTCCAGCTGCGCGACGCCATGACCCAGAGCCTGTGGGTGAACCTGAGCCGTTTCCCAGACGAGGACCTGAGGGCGATGGTGGAAAAGGCCAACGAAGAAGTGCAAAACGTCGGACGGTGA
- a CDS encoding glycosyltransferase family 4 protein: MRQRQGLEYWAGLSREHLPDNGHLRATGNLRREANEPHWAWLEERIASLCAEWPGEQVALLRGAAKGFAAIIREASGYDTMIAFGLNAAICAYLAGIPTAYFTYGGDIRVVLADAGGTDPVASALFRRILESPAFVIEAYGCDAEIHGVLKRNGLVRKSRYAFLPNINRPLFSRASGANRARRELGVPEDALVAFLPSRINYRWKGSDRFLEAFADVCLRFPELRLVVAGWGDDYAAARAFIEARGISSQVLIMDGAVSKPVLRDYMSAADLVVDQFVVGSLGSVSFEAMCLGKPVLTHLGNFNRFGYPSCPPVIQAESREEIVQALERACTDRAWLESRGRAAAKWYGEVYSEERLSRSVDLLAGPGPDAWLALVEEWGRGEREKTFPVPGSGSSFTVRRWPAPYVAGLAFANDCEYFSWEHFCELHRWLNNRGVETAFGAGLGLPVSDSLWFFNENEDGGFSLFHGTDHERYGEHADELRELVSLGILDTIHAYGGFDIRGGFTRAHAQAALRELEGVGVRMEVWSNHGNTNNRQNIGGLWPNPYQAGDLPGSPAYHADLLERAGVRFYWLDGFCTNKFCLGVRDGSGYRDDLACDDPDDVWGNRLLVHDTLRDGRRVLGFRRFRGLRPQAPDVRSLGRQLSESNLAHLEDLGGGIVVYQHMGCDRTAEGAAVCCATECFPDDAVEGMERLARRYHEGRIWVAPLSRFLAYQAMCEDLRIDTEPAGAGIRLVLSGARLDLRPKDCQGLSICMTGPDPVAEMVCLDGDGRRTRLSHEVRFGKDGLRTLVVPLEEFPDYPF; the protein is encoded by the coding sequence ATGCGGCAGCGCCAGGGCCTCGAATACTGGGCCGGTCTTTCCCGCGAGCACCTGCCGGACAACGGCCATCTCCGCGCCACGGGAAACCTGCGCCGGGAGGCGAACGAGCCGCATTGGGCCTGGCTTGAGGAGCGCATTGCCTCCCTGTGCGCGGAATGGCCCGGGGAACAGGTCGCGCTGTTGCGGGGCGCGGCCAAGGGCTTTGCCGCCATCATCCGCGAGGCCTCCGGGTACGACACGATGATCGCCTTCGGCCTCAATGCGGCGATCTGCGCATACCTGGCGGGCATTCCCACGGCATATTTCACCTATGGCGGCGACATCCGCGTGGTCCTCGCCGACGCGGGCGGAACGGACCCGGTGGCCTCGGCGCTATTCCGGCGCATCCTGGAATCGCCCGCCTTCGTCATCGAGGCGTACGGCTGCGACGCCGAGATCCACGGGGTCCTGAAGCGGAACGGTCTGGTCCGCAAGTCCCGGTACGCCTTTCTGCCCAACATCAACCGCCCGCTGTTCTCCCGGGCGTCGGGCGCGAACCGGGCCCGGCGCGAGCTGGGCGTCCCGGAAGACGCGCTCGTGGCGTTCCTGCCGTCCAGGATCAACTACCGCTGGAAGGGGAGCGACCGGTTCCTGGAGGCGTTCGCCGACGTCTGCCTCCGGTTCCCGGAACTGCGGCTGGTGGTCGCGGGCTGGGGGGACGACTACGCCGCCGCCCGTGCGTTCATCGAAGCGCGGGGAATCTCGTCGCAGGTCCTCATCATGGACGGGGCGGTGAGCAAGCCCGTCCTTCGCGACTACATGTCCGCCGCCGACCTGGTCGTCGACCAGTTCGTGGTGGGGTCGCTCGGCTCGGTTTCCTTCGAGGCCATGTGCCTGGGGAAGCCGGTCCTGACCCACCTCGGCAATTTCAACCGGTTCGGCTACCCCTCCTGTCCCCCGGTCATCCAGGCGGAGAGCCGGGAGGAGATCGTACAGGCCCTGGAAAGGGCCTGTACGGACAGGGCGTGGCTTGAGTCCCGGGGCCGGGCCGCCGCGAAGTGGTACGGCGAGGTGTACTCCGAGGAGCGCCTCTCCCGCTCGGTGGATCTCCTGGCCGGACCGGGCCCGGACGCGTGGCTGGCCCTTGTCGAGGAGTGGGGCCGCGGGGAACGGGAGAAGACCTTCCCCGTCCCCGGCAGCGGGTCGTCCTTCACGGTCCGCCGCTGGCCCGCCCCGTACGTTGCCGGGCTAGCCTTCGCCAACGACTGCGAGTATTTTTCCTGGGAGCATTTCTGCGAGCTGCACCGGTGGCTGAACAACCGGGGGGTCGAGACGGCGTTCGGCGCGGGACTCGGCCTGCCCGTGTCCGACAGCCTGTGGTTCTTCAACGAAAACGAGGACGGCGGGTTCTCCCTGTTCCACGGGACGGATCACGAGAGGTACGGGGAGCACGCCGACGAACTCAGGGAGCTGGTCTCCCTCGGCATCCTGGACACCATCCACGCCTACGGCGGGTTCGACATCCGGGGCGGGTTCACCCGCGCCCATGCGCAGGCGGCCCTGAGGGAGCTGGAAGGGGTGGGCGTGCGCATGGAGGTCTGGTCGAACCACGGCAACACGAACAACCGCCAGAATATCGGCGGACTGTGGCCCAATCCCTACCAGGCGGGGGATCTACCGGGCAGCCCGGCGTACCATGCCGACCTCCTCGAAAGGGCCGGGGTCCGCTTCTACTGGCTGGACGGTTTCTGCACGAACAAGTTCTGCCTGGGCGTCCGGGACGGGAGCGGGTACCGCGACGACCTCGCCTGCGACGACCCGGACGACGTCTGGGGCAACCGGCTGCTGGTGCATGACACCCTCCGCGACGGTCGGCGGGTTCTCGGCTTCAGGCGCTTCAGGGGGCTCCGGCCCCAGGCTCCCGACGTCCGGAGCCTGGGGCGGCAGCTTTCGGAAAGCAACCTGGCCCATCTCGAAGACCTGGGGGGCGGCATCGTCGTCTACCAGCACATGGGATGCGACAGGACGGCGGAAGGCGCGGCCGTGTGCTGCGCGACGGAGTGTTTTCCCGACGACGCCGTCGAGGGCATGGAGCGTCTCGCCCGCCGCTATCACGAAGGGCGCATCTGGGTCGCGCCGCTCTCCCGGTTCCTGGCGTATCAGGCCATGTGCGAGGATCTCAGGATCGATACCGAACCCGCCGGGGCCGGGATTCGTCTTGTGCTGTCGGGAGCCCGCCTCGACCTTAGGCCGAAGGACTGCCAGGGCCTGAGCATCTGCATGACAGGCCCGGACCCGGTCGCAGAAATGGTGTGCCTCGACGGCGACGGCCGGAGGACGCGGCTTTCCCACGAAGTCCGCTTCGGGAAGGACGGTTTGCGAACGCTGGTGGTGCCCCTGGAAGAATTCCCCGACTACCCGTTTTAA
- a CDS encoding methyltransferase domain-containing protein: MMQFPPLDVLKGLADSDYDKEFMEMEFGPGLDYYLGRLDRLMFEGSSVLDAGCGMGQWGIALSRRFDTVHGVEINTPRLEKARRIANMAGARNMHFLHSSIESLPFADGSFDAVFCYGVIMFVNVGRALAEFSRVLRPGGRVYCCLNADGWSHYLADVMSREKPHIRKAGLDTLYVTYWHRAFAGGLHDSLRLLNPVMALLPFTGRPEEQTALALLTSTSQGLELVRSVQETCGEEYAARLAYDAATCVADSQHLERTLQTARAYMPAEFEALADRAGLADFQWHGEGLLVADWKIPRLEPKYPHLHDGRLSVWECTLTKPETCWAEPSTSYFIERARSAADNPAYVERSRRAVLANGNQRHMPWRLYDEAMFRARCAGDGYLEALARSLAESAPGEEGAFVSILEFVQRAVYRDPICQPVDEVGDPASPLCTLFVGRGRCGHVSRLLIELCRLAGIAGRLLQLHNHVAAEVLVDGRWVIADADAFKNGVVPRTPAGTLPTLDDVRREPWLIDRFPPTGWMTLPGDAPSRGVFGSEVRGYVDALPPERRGAVSGSYTPESGSLLPSMPRITAFGHAGGRLELAWTPSVLAGNPQDAVIGYRAVVRNRSRGWEYGRIDPALRFDEGDSQGVVLSAETGECRASFDLPEREAGSSFHAEVVPVTRRSRQYGTYLWPSREAVLQRRREDEA, translated from the coding sequence ATGATGCAGTTCCCCCCGCTCGACGTCCTGAAAGGGCTGGCCGACTCGGACTACGACAAGGAATTCATGGAAATGGAGTTCGGCCCGGGTCTGGACTACTATCTCGGCAGACTGGACCGGCTCATGTTCGAGGGCTCGTCCGTGCTCGACGCGGGATGCGGGATGGGCCAGTGGGGCATCGCCCTTTCGCGGCGGTTCGACACGGTGCATGGCGTCGAGATCAACACGCCCCGCCTGGAGAAGGCCCGCCGGATAGCCAACATGGCCGGCGCCCGCAACATGCATTTTCTCCATTCCTCCATCGAGAGCCTGCCCTTTGCCGACGGATCGTTCGACGCCGTCTTCTGCTACGGGGTTATCATGTTCGTGAACGTCGGCAGGGCGTTGGCCGAGTTCTCCCGGGTGCTGAGGCCCGGCGGCCGCGTGTACTGCTGCCTGAACGCCGACGGCTGGAGCCATTACCTGGCGGACGTGATGAGCCGGGAGAAACCCCACATCCGGAAAGCCGGCCTGGACACCCTCTACGTGACGTACTGGCACCGGGCCTTCGCCGGGGGGCTTCACGACTCCCTCAGGCTGCTCAATCCCGTCATGGCCCTGCTTCCCTTCACCGGGCGGCCCGAGGAGCAGACCGCCCTGGCGCTACTCACCTCGACGTCCCAGGGGCTGGAGCTAGTCCGGTCCGTCCAGGAGACGTGCGGCGAGGAGTACGCGGCGCGCCTCGCGTACGACGCGGCCACGTGCGTGGCCGACTCCCAGCACCTCGAACGGACGCTCCAGACCGCCCGCGCCTACATGCCCGCAGAATTCGAGGCCCTTGCCGACCGGGCCGGACTGGCGGATTTCCAATGGCACGGGGAAGGGCTTCTGGTGGCGGACTGGAAGATTCCGCGCCTGGAGCCGAAGTACCCGCACCTTCACGACGGCAGGCTGTCCGTGTGGGAGTGCACCCTGACCAAGCCGGAAACCTGTTGGGCCGAACCGAGCACATCATATTTCATCGAGCGCGCTAGGTCCGCCGCCGACAACCCTGCGTACGTGGAGCGTTCGCGCAGGGCCGTCCTGGCCAACGGCAACCAACGGCACATGCCGTGGCGGCTATACGACGAAGCCATGTTCCGCGCCCGGTGCGCCGGGGACGGCTATCTCGAAGCCCTCGCTCGGAGCCTGGCCGAATCCGCCCCCGGCGAGGAGGGGGCCTTCGTCTCGATTCTCGAATTCGTGCAGCGGGCCGTGTATCGCGATCCCATCTGCCAGCCCGTGGACGAGGTCGGCGATCCGGCCTCCCCACTCTGCACCCTGTTCGTCGGACGCGGCCGGTGCGGCCACGTGTCGCGGCTGCTCATCGAGCTGTGCCGCCTCGCGGGGATCGCTGGACGGTTGCTGCAACTGCACAACCACGTGGCGGCGGAGGTGCTAGTCGACGGCAGGTGGGTGATCGCGGACGCGGACGCCTTCAAGAACGGCGTCGTGCCCAGGACTCCGGCCGGGACCCTGCCGACGCTGGACGACGTGCGGCGCGAACCGTGGCTCATCGACCGCTTTCCGCCGACCGGCTGGATGACCCTGCCCGGCGACGCCCCGTCGAGAGGGGTGTTCGGCAGCGAGGTGCGCGGATACGTGGACGCCCTGCCCCCCGAGCGGCGGGGAGCCGTGTCCGGCAGCTACACGCCGGAGTCCGGGAGCCTTCTTCCGTCGATGCCGCGAATAACCGCCTTCGGGCATGCGGGCGGCCGCCTGGAGCTGGCCTGGACCCCGTCGGTCCTCGCCGGGAACCCGCAGGACGCGGTCATCGGGTACCGGGCCGTCGTCCGCAATCGCTCCAGGGGATGGGAGTACGGCCGGATCGATCCCGCGCTCCGTTTCGACGAGGGCGACTCCCAAGGGGTCGTCCTTTCGGCTGAAACCGGGGAGTGCCGCGCGTCCTTCGACCTTCCGGAACGTGAAGCCGGTTCGTCGTTCCATGCCGAGGTCGTTCCGGTGACGCGCCGTTCGCGCCAGTACGGAACCTACCTGTGGCCCTCGCGCGAGGCGGTCCTGCAACGTCGTCGGGAGGATGAGGCATGA
- a CDS encoding radical SAM/SPASM domain-containing protein, whose translation MMRLSCGKSVPSGELVRAARESSLGGELLLCPEAAPLHPTSIAAFFGSLKPDTVNYFVPVIPVSSELGLPKYDPLMIWVPDHVSVPREELLKRPFAPLRLGREAGVVFHRVEGASMTEQEHYFVDHFGSVSARPVQVSVVVSNRCNLSCVMCPYHGKKARSTHARDYFSRPEFMDRDLLFSIAGNVGRLGAPVKVGNIEEPLLHPDMAEFIRRAREAGSPSAHITTNGVLLTEERADALLDAGLTSIYISLDAALPDTYARIRGGDLAKVESQVLSFIEKAKRRSPDFAVFTSCVLNDGLDRDEVERFAEKWCASSDGAIFYNLGTYNGGSTSFSSIHAVAQNKIQESGKRWPCLNPWQEIYILPDGQCLYCCETLSRLAHTSLQSMGDVPETPLSEIWLGKPFSDLRRALIRNDLGQWPACDKCNIWMAHVAETEDKPTGKVVRNMITEIRYAR comes from the coding sequence ATGATGCGTCTCTCATGCGGGAAGAGTGTCCCCTCCGGGGAATTGGTCCGGGCGGCACGGGAGTCGTCGCTCGGCGGCGAGCTTCTGCTGTGCCCGGAGGCGGCTCCGTTGCATCCGACCAGCATCGCCGCGTTTTTCGGCTCGCTGAAGCCGGACACCGTGAACTATTTCGTGCCGGTTATCCCGGTGAGTTCCGAACTCGGGCTTCCAAAATACGACCCGCTCATGATCTGGGTGCCGGACCATGTCTCCGTCCCCCGCGAGGAACTGCTGAAGCGTCCCTTCGCGCCGCTTCGTCTGGGCCGAGAGGCCGGGGTGGTGTTCCACCGGGTGGAGGGCGCGAGCATGACGGAGCAGGAGCATTACTTCGTCGACCATTTCGGTTCGGTGAGCGCCCGGCCGGTGCAGGTCAGTGTCGTGGTATCCAACAGGTGCAACCTATCGTGCGTGATGTGCCCCTACCACGGGAAGAAGGCCCGGAGCACCCACGCCAGGGATTATTTCTCCAGGCCCGAGTTCATGGATCGCGACCTGCTGTTCTCCATCGCCGGGAACGTGGGACGCCTGGGCGCGCCGGTCAAGGTGGGCAACATCGAGGAACCCCTGCTGCACCCGGACATGGCGGAGTTCATCCGCCGGGCCAGGGAGGCCGGGAGTCCTTCGGCGCACATCACGACCAACGGCGTCCTACTGACGGAGGAGCGGGCCGACGCCCTCCTGGACGCCGGTTTGACGAGCATTTACATCAGCCTGGACGCGGCCCTTCCGGACACCTATGCGCGCATCAGGGGCGGCGACCTGGCCAAAGTCGAGTCCCAGGTGCTGTCGTTCATCGAGAAGGCGAAGCGGCGCTCGCCCGACTTCGCGGTCTTCACCTCCTGCGTCCTGAACGACGGCCTGGACCGGGACGAGGTGGAGCGGTTTGCCGAAAAGTGGTGCGCCTCGTCCGACGGCGCCATCTTCTACAACCTGGGGACCTACAACGGCGGCAGCACCTCCTTTTCCTCCATACACGCCGTGGCCCAGAACAAGATCCAGGAATCCGGCAAACGCTGGCCCTGCCTCAACCCGTGGCAGGAGATATACATCCTGCCGGACGGGCAGTGCCTCTACTGTTGTGAGACCCTTTCACGGCTGGCTCACACCTCCCTGCAAAGCATGGGCGACGTGCCTGAAACCCCGCTTTCCGAAATCTGGCTGGGGAAGCCGTTCAGTGACCTGCGTCGCGCCCTCATCCGCAACGACCTCGGGCAGTGGCCCGCGTGCGACAAGTGCAACATATGGATGGCCCACGTGGCTGAAACGGAAGACAAGCCGACCGGCAAGGTCGTCCGCAATATGATCACGGAGATCAGGTACGCCCGATGA
- a CDS encoding class I SAM-dependent methyltransferase — translation MGPAQYRRLPGHGHGDLVAHTGLDADWFKGKRVLDAVAAQGNVLQGLPFEEESFDYVWPFGVLHHTGNTRLGVKALGRLIRPGGGMFLMLYGEPRTIDEFREANMYATHRFATMSTSLSEKMEYCREHIPEGAVHGWFDAISPTINDLHTFEEVAGWLISGSAASSGPRRTATST, via the coding sequence GTGGGACCAGCTCAATACCGGAGACTTCCTGGCCACGGACACGGCGATCTCGTCGCCCATACGGGACTGGACGCCGACTGGTTCAAGGGGAAGAGGGTCTTGGACGCCGTGGCGGCTCAGGGCAACGTGCTCCAGGGACTGCCGTTCGAGGAGGAGTCCTTCGATTACGTATGGCCCTTCGGGGTGCTGCACCACACCGGGAACACCCGGCTCGGGGTCAAGGCCCTTGGCCGGCTGATCAGGCCGGGAGGCGGCATGTTCCTGATGCTCTACGGCGAGCCCCGGACCATCGACGAGTTCCGCGAGGCCAACATGTACGCCACGCACCGCTTCGCCACGATGTCCACGTCCCTTTCGGAAAAAATGGAGTACTGCCGCGAGCATATCCCCGAAGGGGCGGTGCACGGCTGGTTCGACGCCATCTCGCCGACCATCAACGACCTCCACACCTTCGAGGAGGTCGCCGGCTGGCTGATCTCGGGTTCGGCGGCATCAAGCGGACCACGCCGAACCGCAACCTCCACCTGA
- a CDS encoding NAD-dependent epimerase/dehydratase family protein, whose protein sequence is MDIKGKTFLVVGGAGFIGSHLVDLLTREDVAEIRVFDNFTRGSEENLAGALRDPRVKIFPLGGELMHRDILDAAMKSVDGVFHLAALWLRHCYDFPRSAFDVNIGGTFNVLEAMLNNGVKKLVYSSSASVYGDAVQEPMTEDHPLNNDNFYGATKIAGEAMCHSLYHRYKTTDKAFDFAGLRYMNVYGPRQDYMGQYIAVIMKILDNLDAGKAPVVYGDGSQSYDFVYVGDCARANLLAMQSDATDAFYNVGTGIKTSIKELTEMILDIRDSKQEIKFLPGGLTFVKNRVGCPEKAIREIGFKAEVPLAQGLRALIEWRQNHKEAVEARKRKISE, encoded by the coding sequence ATGGATATCAAAGGAAAGACGTTTCTTGTGGTCGGCGGTGCCGGTTTCATCGGCTCGCATCTGGTCGATCTTCTCACCCGCGAGGACGTGGCGGAAATCCGCGTTTTCGACAACTTCACCCGGGGCTCGGAGGAGAACCTGGCCGGTGCGCTGAGGGACCCACGCGTCAAGATCTTCCCGCTCGGCGGGGAGCTAATGCACCGCGACATCCTCGACGCGGCCATGAAGAGCGTCGACGGCGTGTTCCACCTCGCCGCGTTGTGGCTCCGCCACTGCTACGACTTTCCTCGTTCTGCCTTCGATGTGAACATTGGCGGCACGTTCAACGTGCTGGAGGCCATGCTCAACAACGGTGTGAAGAAGCTAGTCTACTCCTCCTCGGCCTCCGTGTACGGCGACGCTGTGCAGGAACCCATGACCGAGGACCATCCCTTAAACAACGACAATTTCTACGGAGCGACGAAGATCGCGGGCGAGGCCATGTGCCACTCCCTTTACCACCGCTACAAGACCACGGACAAGGCGTTCGACTTCGCGGGGCTCCGGTACATGAACGTGTACGGCCCGAGGCAGGACTACATGGGCCAGTACATCGCGGTGATCATGAAGATCCTCGACAACCTCGACGCGGGCAAGGCCCCGGTCGTCTACGGCGACGGTTCCCAGTCCTACGACTTCGTTTACGTTGGAGACTGCGCCCGCGCCAACCTGCTCGCCATGCAGTCCGACGCGACCGACGCCTTCTACAACGTCGGCACCGGCATCAAAACCAGCATTAAGGAATTAACCGAAATGATTCTGGACATCCGCGACTCGAAGCAGGAAATCAAGTTCCTGCCCGGCGGCCTGACCTTCGTGAAGAACCGCGTCGGCTGCCCCGAAAAGGCGATCAGGGAGATCGGCTTCAAAGCGGAAGTCCCGTTGGCTCAGGGTTTGCGAGCCCTCATCGAATGGCGTCAAAACCACAAGGAAGCGGTCGAAGCGCGCAAACGAAAGATCAGTGAGTAG
- the asnB gene encoding asparagine synthase (glutamine-hydrolyzing) yields MCGIFGIHNINGLDEGACGRVTDGLFRALRHRGPDANGVRYFSQGLVPSPRPQGDTRLVLGHTRLAIIDLTPGGAQPMASRDGRHHLTYNGEIYNYVELREELESLGHTFESTSDSEVLLQAYMQWGPDCLTRFNGMFSFAIADLERRILFCARDRFGIKPFYYAATSSGFRFASELPALLRFPGVPRDLDPQRVFNFLAHGSIEPNDATLFRSVRQLPPAQSLKVSLDSGLVSEPVPYWGIDLERRSALSFADAAERLRELFLDSVRLHLRSDAPLGVALSGGIDSSSIACCVRHLEPGREFHSFSYVADDPAISEAEWVAMANGRARFVNHVTGASFGELLDDLPVLVERLGEPFNGTSIYAQYRMFRLARRCGVKVVLEGQGADELLAGYDGFCMQRAVGLARRGRVLQAAEFLFRASKWPARSFPRLMRRTANELLGRTGTSPVSVALFDRRKLGELAVSVAPPFRGPHSHPDLVRTTLANFVSWENLPNLLRHGDRNAMTFSIENRVPFLTAELAEFLFSLPEEYLIDGQGRSKAVLREAMRGIVPDGIVDRRDKIGFATPERDWLSRCLGQVKERIGSADLGMIDRDSALLLAEMREPADSARLWRLLNYLLWLEIFGIRPC; encoded by the coding sequence ATGTGCGGCATTTTCGGAATACACAACATCAACGGCCTGGATGAGGGAGCGTGCGGACGCGTGACGGATGGTCTGTTCCGAGCCCTGCGCCATCGCGGCCCAGATGCTAACGGCGTCCGCTATTTTTCGCAGGGGCTGGTGCCCTCTCCCCGCCCACAGGGCGACACGCGCCTCGTCCTGGGACACACCCGGCTCGCCATCATCGACCTGACGCCCGGCGGAGCGCAGCCCATGGCGAGCCGCGACGGCCGCCATCACCTGACCTACAACGGCGAAATTTACAACTACGTCGAACTACGCGAGGAACTCGAATCCCTTGGCCACACATTTGAGAGCACTTCCGACTCCGAGGTGCTGCTCCAGGCCTACATGCAGTGGGGACCGGATTGCCTGACCCGATTCAACGGCATGTTCAGTTTCGCCATCGCCGACCTTGAGCGGCGCATCCTGTTCTGCGCCCGCGATCGTTTCGGGATCAAGCCGTTCTACTACGCCGCAACTTCGAGCGGGTTCCGGTTCGCCTCCGAACTCCCTGCGCTGCTGCGATTCCCCGGCGTCCCGCGTGACCTGGACCCGCAACGGGTCTTCAACTTCCTCGCGCACGGCTCCATCGAGCCCAACGACGCCACCCTGTTCCGCTCGGTCAGGCAGCTTCCTCCCGCCCAAAGCCTCAAAGTCAGCCTCGACTCGGGCCTAGTTTCGGAGCCGGTTCCCTATTGGGGCATCGACCTGGAGCGGCGTAGCGCCCTCTCCTTCGCAGACGCGGCGGAGCGGCTGCGCGAGTTGTTCCTCGACTCGGTCCGCCTGCATCTCCGCAGCGACGCGCCCCTGGGTGTGGCTTTGTCCGGCGGGATCGACTCCTCGTCCATCGCCTGTTGCGTCCGCCACCTAGAGCCGGGACGGGAGTTCCATTCCTTCAGCTACGTGGCTGACGATCCGGCCATTTCCGAGGCCGAATGGGTGGCCATGGCCAACGGCCGGGCCCGGTTCGTCAATCACGTCACCGGTGCCAGCTTCGGCGAGCTGCTCGACGACCTACCCGTGCTGGTCGAGCGGCTGGGCGAACCGTTCAACGGCACGTCGATCTACGCCCAGTACCGCATGTTCCGGCTAGCCCGTCGGTGCGGCGTGAAGGTCGTCTTGGAGGGGCAAGGGGCCGACGAGTTGCTCGCGGGTTACGACGGGTTCTGCATGCAGCGGGCCGTCGGTCTCGCGCGTCGCGGCCGCGTCCTCCAGGCCGCCGAGTTCCTGTTCAGGGCATCGAAATGGCCCGCCCGGAGCTTCCCGCGCCTCATGAGGCGGACGGCAAACGAACTGCTCGGGAGGACCGGAACGTCTCCCGTCTCCGTCGCCCTCTTCGACCGGCGGAAGCTGGGAGAACTGGCTGTATCTGTTGCGCCGCCGTTTCGCGGACCCCATTCCCACCCGGATCTCGTCCGGACGACCCTTGCGAATTTCGTGTCTTGGGAGAACCTGCCCAACCTGTTGCGGCACGGCGACCGGAACGCCATGACCTTTTCCATAGAAAACAGGGTGCCTTTCCTGACGGCGGAACTGGCGGAGTTCCTGTTCTCTTTGCCCGAGGAATACCTGATCGACGGACAGGGGCGCAGCAAGGCCGTGCTCCGGGAGGCCATGCGCGGCATCGTCCCCGACGGGATCGTCGACCGGCGGGACAAAATCGGATTCGCCACCCCGGAACGGGACTGGCTGTCGAGGTGCCTGGGCCAGGTCAAGGAACGCATCGGGAGCGCCGACCTGGGGATGATCGACCGGGACAGCGCCCTGTTGCTGGCGGAAATGCGGGAACCGGCCGATTCGGCGAGGCTGTGGAGGCTGCTCAACTACCTGTTGTGGCTTGAAATTTTTGGCATCCGGCCCTGCTGA